The segment GGGCGCCATCCGGCTGTGCCTGGGCACCATCGCCCTGGCCCTCGCCGTGCGCGTGGGGCTCGCCCTGGCCGGGGCCAGCATCGAGAGCACCTACGTGACGACGTTCAGCCGCGTGGACTCGCTGGCCCTGGGCGGGCTGCTCGCCCTGGCGCTGCGCCACCCGGAGGGACTGGGGCTCAAGGCCTTCCCGTGGATGCGCTGGGGCGTGTACGCCGCGGTGCCGCTGGTGCTCGTCATGGTGGTGATGCCCGTGGGGCCGCTCTACGAGCTGGTGAAGCGCACGGGCGGCTACACCGCCATCGCCATCGTCTATGCGGCGGGGGTGTACAAGGCCGTGGCCGTCGCGCCGGGCCACCCCCTGCACCGCTTCCTCTCGTCGAAGCTGCTGCGGACGTATGGCAAGTACAGCTACGCCATCTACCTCATCCACTCGCCGCTGGACGCCATCCTGCGCAGGACGGTGCTGAAGCTGCCGCTGCAGACGGTGGGGGGGACGGACATCCCCATGCAGCTGCTCTTCTATGTCGTCGCCGCGGGCCTCTCGCTGGGGCTGGCGCTGGTGAGCTGGAACCTCTTCGAGAAGCACCTGCTCAAGCTCAAGGACTACTTCCCCTATGGGGAGCAGCGTCCGCCCGTGCCCGCCCCCGCGCCGCTCGCGGGGGGCTCACCGGGCGCCGCGAGCTGAAGCGCGCGGACGGTAGGCCCGCGCGCTCCGTCCACGGCGAGCGCGCTGGAGGGCCGCACCGGACCGGTGCGGTGCCGGGGCTCAGTCCCGCTGGCGGCTGAGGGCCTTGGCGACGCGCAGGGCCCAGGCCTCGGCCGAGTCGAGCTCCGCGCGAGCGCTCGCGTAGAGGTCCAGGCTCTCATCCGAGCCATCGCGCGCGAAGATGGCATCATGCAAGTCTTTCTGCGCGCGCGTGAGCCAATGGCTGGCTTTGGCTCGCAACTGATTCGCCGTTTGAGGCGTCAGCTCGAGCGCATCCGGAGCCATCAGCTCCTGCTCTTCGGGGTACAGCGACGTCACCTTGTTGAACCCGGCATGTTCAATCGTCGTAGTCATGCGGTGAGAATTTGCACCGCTGGGTAGGCAGGCACCTGACCGCTGGGGCAAGGCTCCGTGTGGTTCCGAGCACTCGACCTGCCCTCGGGGGTGATACAGACGGGGGGAAGCGGATGACGCGCAATGCCATCTGAAATAAGTGCTTGCCCTTGGGCCGAAACAAGTGTGGGGCCCTGTCTCCACCTCCAATACAGACAGGTTTCCGCCCTTCATCTCCTTATAAGGGAGACCCCGTAGACATCCCGCGGGGGCTCACCGTGACGCGCCGCCGGGCTCCGATACAACGTGAAACAGCCGGCGGGGTCCGACGCGGTGTCTGCCTTTTCGGCGGGGGCCCGCTATGCGCTGGGAATGCCCCGGACCCGCGACCTGATGCGGGCGGCCTCGTCGGCATTCCCTGTCTCATCCAGCAGCGCGGCGGCGCGGTGGTAGAGCAGGGCGGCCTCCAGGTGCCGCAGCGCCCCCGCCTCGGCATGTGCCGCCGCCAGCAGGAAGGGCACGGCGCGCCGGGGCTCGCCGCCGTCCAGCCAGTGCTGCGCCACCACCGCCGGTGCCGCCTTGCGCAGCTCCAGCGCCGCCGCCAGCCGCCGGTGGAACAGCGCCTCCAGCGAGCGCGGGACACCCTGGCGCACCACCTCGAAGAGCAGGTCGTGCGTGAAGCGCTCCCCGCGGAAGATCTGCGCCGCCTCCAGCTCCGCCAGGTGCGTGGCCAGCGAGAGGGTGTTCATCTCCAGCACCTCGCCGGCCAGCTCCAGGCCGAAGGACGTCCTCGCCAGCGACGCCAGCCGCGCCACCTGCAGGGCGGAGGGAGACAGCCGCTCCAGGCGCTGCTGGATGAGCTGCTGGCCCCGGCCGGACGGCGGCACGTGCTCGGGCCAGCCGCGCTCCAGCCCGCCCGTCTCCAGCAGGTGCTTGAGCGTCTCGGTGATGAAGAGCGGGTTGCCGCCCGTGTGCCGCGACACGTCGCCCACCAGCCGGTCCACCCCGGGCAGGTCCAGGCTGTTGAGCAGCGCGCCCACCGCGTCCAGGCCCAGCGGCGCCAGCTCGATGACGACGGCCAGCCCCGCCACCACCAGCTGCTGGATGCAGGCGGCCGCCTGGGGCGACAGCTCGTCCTTCCGGAACGTGTCGATGAAGCGCGGGAAGCGCCCCCCTGGCCCGGGGGCGTGACGGCGCGACAGCATCAGCACCGCGAACTCGGCCGTGGCGGAGTCCATGTACTGCAGGTCATCCGCGACGAGCGCGTCCACCCCCGCGCACAGCTGGTAGATGAGCTCGCAGTGCGCCTCGAGGAAGCGGCTGCGGTCCGCCTCGTCCGCCATGGGCGGGGGCACCCCTTCCGGCCCGGCCTGGTCCGGCAGCAGCCGCGCCAGCTCGCGCCGCACCCACGGCTCCAGCTTCGTGTCCGGCCGCTTCGCCAAGAGCTGCCGCACCAGCCGCACGTGCGAGGAGTACGGCACGTTCGACTCTCCCGGCCGCGCCTCCAGGGAGATGTGCGCGCCGCGCGACGCGGCGAAGTCGTGCGCCAGCCGCGTCTTCCCCACGCCGGGCTCGCCGAAGAGGAAGATGGTCTGCCCCGCCTCCCACGCCGCCTCCATCCGCGCCCACTCGCGCTCGCGGCCCACCAGCACCGGCGGGCGCAGCACCGACAGCGGCAGCTTCGCCTTCACCACGGTGGCGGGCTTGCCCGCCGCCGGGCCCCGCTCGATTTCCCGCGCGAGCGCCACCGTCTCCGGCAGCGGCGTGGTGGCCAGCTCCTCGCGCAGCAGGCGCCGGCACCGCTCGAAGGCGTTGAGCGCCGCCATCCGGTCCCCGGACACGTAGTGCAGCCGCATCAGCCGCCGCCACGCCTCCTCCGAGTACGGGTCCATCCCCAACAGCCGCTCCGCCAGTGTCAGCGCCCCGGACAAATCGCCCCGCCGCTCACATGCCTCGGACTCCGAGTGCACGGCGCGCCGGCGCAGCTTGTCCACCCGCTCGCGCGCACCCTCCAGCCACGACTGGAACTCGGCGCAGTCGTCGTACTCCAGCGCACCCAGCAGCACGCCGTCCAGCGCCAGGGCCTGCGCGTACCGCCCCGACAGCACGTGCGCCTGCAGCTCCGCGGCGTCCGTGACCACCCGCTCACACAGTGAGAGCACGTCCGTGCCCTGCACCAGCTCCGCGGCGCACGCCAGCCGCAGCCGCCGCAGCAGCTGGCGCATGTTGTTGCGCGCCGTCGTCTCGCTGGAGTCCGCCCACAGCAGGCCCGCGAGCCGGTACTTGGGGTGCGGCCCTTCCAGCGCGAGCCATGCCAGCACGCCGGCCGTGCGACGCTCCAATGGGATGAGCGCCTCGCCGCACCGGAGCCGGGCCTCGCCCAGGAGCTCCAGGCGGACGCCTGCCGTACCTGACACGTCGTCTCCTGCCATGTCCTCCCCGGGCCCCCCTCGGATGGGAGAGCCCGGAACGTAACACGCCATACCCGGTCATCCGTCACGGGTAGGGATTGCCCCAGGGGTGACAAATTTTGCGTGTGGGTTTTCCGCCATACGGCAGCTCGCCGCTCTGGGTGGATGGCCTGTCAAAGGCGTTCCGAAAACTTTCGCCCGTCACAGCGTGGTCACACCCTTGGGTTAATCAATATGCGAGAGATTGCCCAAGGAGGCACCATGGGTTGCGACAGCCAACAGTCCGACATGCAGGTAGATGTCATCATCAGCGGCTGCGGTCCGGTGGGTGCGCTGACAGGCAACCTGCTCGGGCTGATGGGGGTGCGGACGCTGCTGCTGGAGCGGGACACGGCGCCCCACGGCGAGCCCCGCGCCTTCTCGTGCGACGACGAGGGGCTGCGCATCTACCAGGCCACGGGGCTGCTGGACCTGCTGCGCAAGGACATGCGTGAGACGCGCTTCGCGGAGTACGTGGGCGGCACCGGCCAGCGCTTCGCGGAGGTGCACACCGGCGACACCGACTTCGGCTTCGGGCACACGCCGCTGTGGTTCTTCCACCAGCCGCTGCTGGAGCGCGAGCTGCGCGAGGGGCTCAAGCGCTTCGAGCACGTGGAGCTGCGCCAGGGGATGGCGGTGGAGCGGGTGGAGCAGGACGCGTCCGGGGTGACGGTGCGCTACCGGGACGCCGTCACGGGCGCGGAGCACTCGGTGCGCGGCCGGTACCTGCTGGCCTGTGACGGCGCGCGCAGCGGCGTGCGCAAGACGATGGGCATCCAGATGTCGGGCAAGGCGTACGGCGAGCCCTGGCTGGCGGTGTCCGGCACCATCGAGGGCCCGGCCCCTGAAATCTGCCGCTTCGTGTGCGACCCGAAGCGCCCGGCCTTCGTCGCCACGGGCGCGGTGAACCAGCTCCGCTGGGAGTTCATGATGCTCCCCGGCGAGACGCGCGAGGAGCTGGAGCGGCCGGAGACGATTGCGAAGCTGATTGCCCCCTACATCGACCCGTCGCGGGTCCGAATCGAGCGGGCGCAGGTGTACACGTTCCACTGCCTCAACGCGGCGCGCTGGCGCGACGGCAACGTCTTCCTGCTGGGCGACGCGGCGCACACCATGCCGCCCTTCATGGGCCAGGGGCTGGTGTCCGGCCTGCGTGACGCGTCCAACCTGGCGTGGAAGCTCAAGCGCGTGCTGCACGGGCAGGCGCCGGACGCGCTGCTGGACACCTACGAGCAGGAGCGCCGGCCGCACGTGGAGGCGGTGCAGAAGCTCTGCGTGCAGGTGGGCCACCTCTTCCTGGCGCGCAACCCCTGGGTGGCCGCCGCGCGCGACGCGGTGATGCGCACCATGCAGCGCATCCCCCGCGTGCGCCGCTTCATCCAGGGCTTCGAGTTCAAGCAGCCGCCGCTGCATGACCGGGGCTACTACTTCGGCGGCAAGCCCGCGGCCGGCAAGGCGGCGGAGGGGACGTACTTCCCGCAGCCCCGCGTGCGGCTGGAGTCCGGCGAGGAGGTGCTCCTCGACGACACCCTGGGCAACGACTTCACCGTGCTGTGCCGGCATGACGCTCCGGCGGCCGAGCTGGCCGCGGCGCGCGGGCTGGCGGAGTCGCTGGGCGGCCGGCTCTTGACGTTCCGCCCCTCGGCGCAGGGCCCGGCGAAGGCGGACGCCCCGGCCGTCGAGGACGTCACCGGGAAGCTCACCGAGTGGTTCTCCCGCTACACCGCCGACGTGGTGGTGCTGCGGCCGGACCGCTTCGTCTTCGGCGCCGTGAAGTCCCAGCGCCTCCCGGAGCTGCGCCAGGCGCTGGGGGTGTGAGCCACGCCGACACCCCGGCGCCATGAATCAACTAAGGCCTTAGTTGACGAACAACTAAGGTCTTAGTAGTTTGCTGCTCACGGAGGTTCCGCGTGACTGGCAAACCCGAGCCCGAAGCGCCCCGGCCGTTGACGCCGGTGGAGCTCGAGCTGATGCAGATTGTCTGGAGACTCGGCGAGGTGAGCGTGGCGGACGTGCTCGCCGCGCTGCCGGCGGAGCGCGCGCTCGCGTACACCTCGGTCTCCACCGTGCTGCGCATCCTGGAGCAGAAGGGCGTGGTGAAGAGCCGCAAGCAGGGGCGTGGCCACCTGTACTCGGCGGTGCTGCCGCGGGACACCTACGAGGCGCAGAGCCTGCGCCACCTGGTGGACACCGTCTTCGCCGGCACACCGTCCGCGCTGGTGGCGCGGCTGGTGGAAGCGGTGCCGCTGCCTCCCGAGGAGGTGGAGCGCATCCGCAAGCTACTCCAGTCCAAGGGGGGCAAGCCGTGAGTGCCGCCCTCCGGGAGCTCGCATCATTATATGTCGCGGTGGCGCTGCTCCTCCCGGTGGCGCTGCTGCTGGCGCGAGGCGCGCTGGCGCTGCTCGCGAAGGTGGGCGCGCCGCTGTCCGCCCGCCAGTCACTGAGCGTGGGGCGGGGCGCGCTGCTGCTCGCGCTCGTCCTGCCGCTGCTGGCCACGGCCGCGCACGCGCTGGCTCCAGCCGGGCCGCTCTTCACCTTCGAGCGCTCGGTGGCGCGCCATGCTGGAAGGCTCCCCGCGCCTGCGTGGGACGCACCCGCCGCCAGGGCTTCGCCCACACCGCGCGCCGCCGCGCCGTCGCTGCCGCCCGTGGTGCCGCTCGTCGCGCTCGCGCTGGTGGTGGGCGCGGCGCTCTTCACCGCGCGGGCGCTGGTGCGCCACCAGCGGCTGCTGCGCCGGCTGGAGTCCCTGCCCCGCGTGCGGAGCGTGGGCCGCGTCCGGGTGGTGCTGGGCGAAGAGGGCATGCCCGCCTTCTCCGCGTGGTTCCCGCGCCTCCGGGGCCTGCCTTCCGCGTATGTGGTGGTGCCGCCCGTCCTCCTCGGCGACGCGGAGGTCTTCCGGCTCACGGTGCTGCACGAGCTGCAGCACCACCGCCAGCGCGACACGCACCTGGCCTTCGCGCGCCTCGTCCTCACCGGCGCCTTCTTCTGGCACCCGGCCGCGCATCTCTTGTCGCGCTGGCTCGTCGCGCTGCAGGAGCTGGCGTGTGACGAGGCGCTGGTGGCCAGCGGCCGTGCCCAGGTGCACGCCTACGCCCGCTGCCTGCTGCAGGCGGCGCTCTCCCTCCCGGGCGCACCGCCCCTTCCCGCCGGAGCCACCGGCATGTCCCACCCGACCACCCGGAGAATCCAGATGCTGTTCCAACCCCGTCCCCTCCGCTCCCACGGCGCCCCGGCGCTCCTGGCCGCGCTGTGCTTCATCCTCCTTCCCCTGGCCACGCTGGCGCAGGGCGCGGCGCGTGGCCGCACGGTGACGCTGGCGGAGGCGCAGGCGCTCGTGAAGTCCAGCCAGCCGGAGGGAGACCTGCCGGTGGTGGTGGACGCGCGGGTGGTGGAGCAGCTCAACAAGCTCCTCTCCACGGAGAAGGGCCGCGCCTTCATGAAGCGCGGGCTGGCCAACCTGGCGCCGCAGCGTGAGGCGCTGGCCGGGCCGCTGCGCGCCA is part of the Pyxidicoccus xibeiensis genome and harbors:
- a CDS encoding BTAD domain-containing putative transcriptional regulator, with the translated sequence MSGTAGVRLELLGEARLRCGEALIPLERRTAGVLAWLALEGPHPKYRLAGLLWADSSETTARNNMRQLLRRLRLACAAELVQGTDVLSLCERVVTDAAELQAHVLSGRYAQALALDGVLLGALEYDDCAEFQSWLEGARERVDKLRRRAVHSESEACERRGDLSGALTLAERLLGMDPYSEEAWRRLMRLHYVSGDRMAALNAFERCRRLLREELATTPLPETVALAREIERGPAAGKPATVVKAKLPLSVLRPPVLVGREREWARMEAAWEAGQTIFLFGEPGVGKTRLAHDFAASRGAHISLEARPGESNVPYSSHVRLVRQLLAKRPDTKLEPWVRRELARLLPDQAGPEGVPPPMADEADRSRFLEAHCELIYQLCAGVDALVADDLQYMDSATAEFAVLMLSRRHAPGPGGRFPRFIDTFRKDELSPQAAACIQQLVVAGLAVVIELAPLGLDAVGALLNSLDLPGVDRLVGDVSRHTGGNPLFITETLKHLLETGGLERGWPEHVPPSGRGQQLIQQRLERLSPSALQVARLASLARTSFGLELAGEVLEMNTLSLATHLAELEAAQIFRGERFTHDLLFEVVRQGVPRSLEALFHRRLAAALELRKAAPAVVAQHWLDGGEPRRAVPFLLAAAHAEAGALRHLEAALLYHRAAALLDETGNADEAARIRSRVRGIPSA
- a CDS encoding acyltransferase family protein encodes the protein MHPNSARPDSAAAHGPRLGGHLPVLDGVRGLAVLLVVFFHTTHLSAGSAVGKATWWLAGAGWTGVDLFFVLSGFLITGILWEAKGQPYFFRNFYMRRFLRIFPLYYLTLAISFLVLPALAGRFNLDERITTEGAVWYLLYLSNFYQLWVDTTHPILGVVWSLAIEEQFYIVWPFLIAAVSYRGAIRLCLGTIALALAVRVGLALAGASIESTYVTTFSRVDSLALGGLLALALRHPEGLGLKAFPWMRWGVYAAVPLVLVMVVMPVGPLYELVKRTGGYTAIAIVYAAGVYKAVAVAPGHPLHRFLSSKLLRTYGKYSYAIYLIHSPLDAILRRTVLKLPLQTVGGTDIPMQLLFYVVAAGLSLGLALVSWNLFEKHLLKLKDYFPYGEQRPPVPAPAPLAGGSPGAAS
- a CDS encoding FruA-associating protein, FapA, with the translated sequence MTTTIEHAGFNKVTSLYPEEQELMAPDALELTPQTANQLRAKASHWLTRAQKDLHDAIFARDGSDESLDLYASARAELDSAEAWALRVAKALSRQRD
- a CDS encoding M56 family metallopeptidase — protein: MSAALRELASLYVAVALLLPVALLLARGALALLAKVGAPLSARQSLSVGRGALLLALVLPLLATAAHALAPAGPLFTFERSVARHAGRLPAPAWDAPAARASPTPRAAAPSLPPVVPLVALALVVGAALFTARALVRHQRLLRRLESLPRVRSVGRVRVVLGEEGMPAFSAWFPRLRGLPSAYVVVPPVLLGDAEVFRLTVLHELQHHRQRDTHLAFARLVLTGAFFWHPAAHLLSRWLVALQELACDEALVASGRAQVHAYARCLLQAALSLPGAPPLPAGATGMSHPTTRRIQMLFQPRPLRSHGAPALLAALCFILLPLATLAQGAARGRTVTLAEAQALVKSSQPEGDLPVVVDARVVEQLNKLLSTEKGRAFMKRGLANLAPQREALAGPLRAKGLPEGLLAVALIESAATNMPETDGRPSLAPGLRGAGVWMFIPDTARRYGLEVSATRDERLDVTRETQAAAALLSDLHARYSDWRLALAAYNQGEKKVDQALAAGGSRDVSALMAGGHLNEYTAMVQAGLLILRNPHLLD
- a CDS encoding BlaI/MecI/CopY family transcriptional regulator, whose translation is MTGKPEPEAPRPLTPVELELMQIVWRLGEVSVADVLAALPAERALAYTSVSTVLRILEQKGVVKSRKQGRGHLYSAVLPRDTYEAQSLRHLVDTVFAGTPSALVARLVEAVPLPPEEVERIRKLLQSKGGKP
- the mhpA gene encoding bifunctional 3-(3-hydroxy-phenyl)propionate/3-hydroxycinnamic acid hydroxylase MhpA, whose protein sequence is MGCDSQQSDMQVDVIISGCGPVGALTGNLLGLMGVRTLLLERDTAPHGEPRAFSCDDEGLRIYQATGLLDLLRKDMRETRFAEYVGGTGQRFAEVHTGDTDFGFGHTPLWFFHQPLLERELREGLKRFEHVELRQGMAVERVEQDASGVTVRYRDAVTGAEHSVRGRYLLACDGARSGVRKTMGIQMSGKAYGEPWLAVSGTIEGPAPEICRFVCDPKRPAFVATGAVNQLRWEFMMLPGETREELERPETIAKLIAPYIDPSRVRIERAQVYTFHCLNAARWRDGNVFLLGDAAHTMPPFMGQGLVSGLRDASNLAWKLKRVLHGQAPDALLDTYEQERRPHVEAVQKLCVQVGHLFLARNPWVAAARDAVMRTMQRIPRVRRFIQGFEFKQPPLHDRGYYFGGKPAAGKAAEGTYFPQPRVRLESGEEVLLDDTLGNDFTVLCRHDAPAAELAAARGLAESLGGRLLTFRPSAQGPAKADAPAVEDVTGKLTEWFSRYTADVVVLRPDRFVFGAVKSQRLPELRQALGV